The Heliomicrobium gestii genome segment TTTTGCAGCATAACCAGTAAGGTTCCCGTAAAAACCTGCCTTTTTCGTATCGACAAAGCGGCAGGTTTTTGTATGTCCATCGCGCGAAAAGATTGATACAATGAAGTTGATTAGACCCTGTTGAACGACAAAGAACTGCAGGATGATGGGGATGAAGCGCCATGTTCATAAACGCCGAACTTTACCGCGCCTTTTATCTGGTCGCGAAGGAAGGCAGCATCTCGAAAGCGGCTGAGAAGCTGTACATCACCCAACCGGCCGTCAGCCGCTCGATCCAGCAGTTGGAGGAAAAACTCGGCTGCGCCCTTTTTTTCCGAACACCCAAAGGGGTCAAACTGACGAAAGAAGGGGAACTCCTCTTCCCCTATATTGAACAGGCCTTCAACTTCATCACCTTCGGCGAAAAGACGCTCACTCAAGTCAAGGAACTGGAAAAAGGCGAGATCATCATCGCCGCCGGCGATACCATCTGCAAGCAGTTCTTGCCGCCACACCTAAAAACGTTCAAGCAGGCCTACCCTGGCATCCGGATTCATGTGACCAACGAAAACACGCCTTCCACGATCCGTCTGCTGAAAAAGGGACAGATCGACATCGGCTTCGTCCATTCCCCGATCGTCAGCGACCCCTCGGCCACAGAGGCCCTGTCCGTGTACGAGGTCTTCGAGATCCAGGATTGCTTTGTCGTCGGCGAGAAGTACAGGGAGTTGGCGGAACAGCCCCGTTCTCTCGAGGAACTGGCCCAATACCCCTTGATCCTTTTGGAAAAGGGCAGCAGTTCCCGCATCTATATCGAGAAGTTTTTTGGCCAGCACAACCTTTCGTTGAAGCCGGAGTTTGAGTTGAGCGATTTTGAATTGCTGATCCGCTTCGCTCGCATCGATTTCGGCGTCGCCTGTGTGATCAAAAACTTCATCACCGAAGAGTTGGCCGGCGGATCCCTCTTTGAGATCAAGCCCTTGACGACGATTCCGCCGCGCCATGTGAGCGTGGCCCACCTGAAGACGATCCCATTGCGGACCGCGGCGAAGGCGTTCCTGTCCTTTTTGCTGAAAAACAATCACCTAGAGGTGCGATGAACCGTTACCCTGAAGATCCTGAACATACGCAAGCATCCATGACCGCCTTGTTTCGGTCGTGGATGCTTTTTTGCATAACCATCAGTTATACCCTTTATGCGAAACATGCATTATACTTATGTTTATTCTTCCACTATAATCAAATTGTAGACAGAAACAGGGCGATATTGACCAAACCTTGCACAAGTGTCAGTATTGCCTTTTCAAAACCCCTGTTTGTGAGAATTTTAATTTATCGGATTTCGACGGAGGGACTTCACATGGAAAACAAAAAACCTCGCATTGTCATTTTAGGCGCAGGCTACGCGGGCATCTTGACCGCCAGAAGGCTGCAGAAGGTCCTCCGCCGTGATGAAGCCGAGATCGTCCTCGTGAATAAGCACCACTACCATTACCTGACCACGTGGCTCCACGAGACAGCGGCTGGCACCGTCGACGACGAACGCATCAGCATCCCCATCCAGGATGTGATCGATCCCACCCGCGTTCGTTTCGTCAAAGACACGGTGGTCGAAGTCGAAAAGGCGGCGCAACGGGTTAACCTCTGCCATGGAGAGCCCCTGACCTATGATTACCTCGTGATGGCGCTGGGCTTCGAATCGGCCACCTTCGGCATCGCCGGGATCAAGGAGCATGCCCTTGCCATCCGCAGCATGAACAGCGCCCGCAAGATCCGCCACACAATCGAAGCCCGTTTCGCCGACTTCGCCCGGCAGAAAGTGGGACAGGAAAAAGAAGAACAACTGACCTTTGTCATCGGCGGCGCCGGATTTACCGGCATCGAGTTTGCCGCAGAACTGGCTGAACGCCTTCCCGGCCTCTGTCAGCACCATGGGATTGACCGGCGGCGCGTCCAGGTGATCAACGTCGAAGGCGCCCCCGGCATTTTGAACGGATTCGACCCCGCCATGGCAGAGTATGCCAAAGCAACTCTCGAAGGCATGGGCGTCCAGTTCCGCCTCTCCACGCGGATTCAATCGGTCGACGCAGGCGGCGTCACCTTGCAGACCGAGACTGGGGAAGAACGGCTCGAACCGGCTACGGTCATCTGGACCGGCGGGGTGCAGGGCAACTCACTCGTTTGCAACGAAACCTTCGCTGCCGCACGCGGCCGGATCGCCGTGGAAAAGGATCTGCGCGCCCCCGGCTGTGGGAATGTCTTCGTCCTCGGCGACTGCTCCAGTGTCGACAACAGGCAGACCGGACGCCCCTACCCGCCGATAGCGCAATTGGCCATCCTGCAATCGTCGGTGTGCGCCGAGAACGTGGCCACGCTGATCCGGGGCGGCAGCGACCTGAAAGAATTTGTTCCCTTTATCAAGGGCACCGTTGCCTCCCTGGGCAAACAGGATGCCGTCGGCGAGGTCTTCGGCGTCAAGCTGCGGGGCAAACTGGCGCTGATCATGAAAGCGATCATCGATATCCGGTATATGATCATGCTGGGGAGCCCCCGGTTGCTCCTCGATAAAGGCAAGCTCTCCACCTATGTGATGCCGGAAGCCTACACACAGACCTTTGGGAGTAAATAAAGCCGACGACAGCGAACCATCCTCTTCCCTTACTCACCATGCTCGCTATAACCACACATTATACCCTCTATACCAGATATGCATTATACTTCCAAGGGCGCCTCTCGTATAATCAAACCATACACAAGGCAAGGCAATGTTGGTCAAACCTTCTACAAAAAAGCCAGCATTGCCTTTTCAAAACCACTATTTGTGAAGTTCTTAATTTTTCTCCTTTCCATGATGGTAACTGTAAAGGGATCGAAGGAAGGCAGGATGGCTATGCGCGAGTTTTGGAAACGACTGTTTCGGAGCAAACCCTCGGTGCTCCGCGATCTGTTGCCCGAGCAGTTCTACGACTATATCGAGCAAAACCATGTTCATCCCGGCTATGAGACGGTGGAACTGCGCCTTCCCAACGGTCATCTCGTCCAAGTGACCTACCGCATGGGAATAGCGGAGAACGCCTCCTTTTCGGTCACCTTGGGAAGCTGGCGATACAAAGCCTTTCCCCAGCCTGTTGCCAGCGCGATTGAGACGCAAATGGAAGCGAAAAATTCCTTATACCTCTCGGCGGTCGAATGGGTGGAACTGTTGCGCCAGGTGGCGGCCATGCCCGGTCGCGAAAACCAGCTCGCGATGGGGTAACCCCACCACGCTCCCCTGATCAGCATCCCGTCGATAGATCGTGTTGACAAGCCAGCAAAAACAGCCCTTGACTTTTCCGCCTTTTTCGGAAAAGCCAAGGGCTGTTTTTCATCGCCAAAGGTTTGACCGGATGTTAGCTGTTTTCCCCCTTCAACTGCGGTTGTTGCGGGATCACAATCCAAAAGGTGGAACCCACGCCCAACCGGCTGCTCACGCCGACCGTCCCGCCGATATGTTCAATATACCGCTTGACCCTGGAAAGACCCAGTCCAATCCCGCCATAACTCCGTGAATAGGAGCCATCGGCCTGGGTAAAGTGGTCAAATATCCGCTCGATGTCTTTGTCGCCGATCCCGATTCCTGTATCCTGAACTTCGATGCGGATCGCCTTGTTCTGATTCTCATCGAGCCAATTGGCTATCCGGACATCGATCCGCCCTTGGTGAGTAAACTTCATGGCATTTCGGATCAATTCCAAGAGCGCCCGCTGCAATAAACGCGGCGCGCATAAGAATCGCTCATCGTCCCCTAACGTGATAGTGGTGTAAATGGGAATGCCTTTTTCCTCTGCCATGCGACGAATCGGTTCCATGACATGAGTGAGCAGATTCAGCGGGTTGACTTCCATCGTTTCCTCATGAACCAGCTCTGATTCCAACTTCGCATATTCCAGAATGCTATTGATGATCACCGATAAGTCATTGGCTGACTTTGTGATGATATCGATATATTGATGCTGTTCTTCTGTGTTTAAAATATCTTTGATTAATTCACACATGCCAATGATCCCGTTCATGGGTGTGCGCAGTTCATGGCTCATCGTGCTGAGGAACTCCGTCTTCGCAATATTGGCGACTTCGGCCAATTCCTTGGCCATCAACAACTTCTCTTCTGACTGCTTTCTCTCCGTGATATCATGTTGAATGCCAAAATGACCAGTGATTCTCCCCGCTTCGTCATAAAGAAGCTGATAATTTCCTTCAGCAAAGAAAGCGCTCCCATCTACCCGCCTTTCCGCTGTCTCAATATGGAGAACTCCCTCATCGAGAAACTTTCGGAAGGAATTTCGCTTATCCCGATCGTCTTGGACAAATAGGCTCCCTAGCGTTTTTCCGACGACTGCTTCTCTTTTGGCTTGATACAAGTTTAAGAATGCATCGTTCACCTTGGTGACGCGTTGGTGATGAATGGCGTAGTCCAACACCGTTTCCTTGTCGACGGTGTCGTCCCATCGAATCGGTGTATCCATCATCATGTAGAAGAAGCCATAGAGGGACTGTGAAAAAAACATTTCCAGCTTCTGTTCGCTTTCACGAAGGGATTCAAACAACAGCTTGTGTGAGGTAATGTCTCGACTCACGCCGATCAACCCGATGATTTCGCCGTTTTCGTTATAAAAGGGGGTCTTGATCGTTTCGATCAAGACTTTTTTTCCATTGGCCTCAAACCATTTTTCGTATTTCATTTCTTTTTTATTGTTAAATACCACTTCATCCATATAATTAAAAAACAATGCATCATTTTTATTCATAAACTCAATATTTTTATGCCCAGTGATCTGGTTGTCATCTAAACCTAAAAAATCGCAAAATGCTTTATTGCATTTCAAATATATCCCTGATAGATCTTTTACAAAAACAAAATCTGTAATAGCGTCAATAATCGGACTACATGATAGGTTGTTTTTTGTCAGCGATTTGATATAACAATTACTGTTGCATATCTGCGTATTCATATCCGCTGCTCCTTTCAATCTTGCCCATCACCGATGATGCGAAGCAGGGTCTATTCCACCCTCACTGACAGTCATTTAAATGTATTCGAGAATACTTTCACTTTTTCCTTTTTCGTTTCTACTCTCTATAGGGGCGTTTGACTTTCAATTCGCCCCACTCCGCATATGGGCGCAGAAAAAAACGAGCCGGTCAATATTCGGTTCGCAAAAAATAAACACCGCTTCCAGGTCTTATCGCCTGAAAGCGGTGTCTGTCATTCCTCTACCTGGAACCTTTTTCCCAGGCTTTATCTATCGCGTGATCGCCCGTCAGGATGGTCAGACAGCGCTCGAGAAGCCATCATCATGAGCACCGGTCATTCACAGCAACGCTTCAATCGCCGCTTTCATTTCCAGCGGGGTGGTTGTCGGCTCATAGCGCCCTACGACCTCCCCTTCCCGATTCACCAGAAACTTCGTAAAGTTCCACTTGATCGAATCGCCTTCCAACAGTTCGGGGAACTTTTCCTGTAAGATGGCTTGCAGCTTTCCGCCGATCGGGTGGTCTGGGTTGAACCCTTGAAAAGGCGCTTTTTGCGTTAGGTAGTTGAATAGGGGGTGGGCCTTGTTTCCTCGCACCTCCGTTTTCTCAAACAGGGGGAACTGAACGCCATAGTTGATTTGACAGAACTGCTGTACCTCTTCGTTGCTCCCCGGCTCCTGTTCGGCAAACTGGTTGCTGGGGAAACCCAGCACCACCAATCCCTTGTCGGCGTAAGCCTGATAGAGTTTTTGCAGTTCATAATACTGCGGTGTAAAGCCACATTTGCTCGCCGTATTCACGATGAGCAATACTTTCCCTTTGTAATCAGATAGGGAAACATCCTTGCCGTCAATCGTTCTCGCGTTGAAGTCATAGACGCTCATGTTTTTCCTCCTTTTTTTCGAAACCTTATGTACTGTTGCCTCGTTCAGAGCAATTTCTCGATATCGGCGGCGATCTGCTCCGGTGTGACCGTAGGGGCGAATCGCTTCACAACCGAGCCTTCACGATCGACCAGGAACTTGGTAAAGTTCCACTTGATTCGCTCCGAACCGAATAAACCAGGCGCCGTTTTTTCCAGGTATTGATACAAGGGATGGGCATTCGGCCCGTTTACATCGATTTTTTCAAAGAGCGGAAAAGTGACGCCGAAATTGATCGAACAGAAACTCGCAATCTCGTCATTGCTTCCCGGTTCTTGATTGAGAAACTGGTTGCAGGGGAATCCCAGTATTTCAAGCCCTTTCTCTTTGTAAGTCACGTAGAGATTTTGCAGACCCTGATACTGTGACGTAAACCCGCAGTGACTTGCTGTATTGACGATCAGCAGAACCTTTCCCCGGTACTGTTCGAGCGACACCTCCTGCCCTTGGATCGGCTTGGCCTTGAATGCGTAAATCGACATTCATCCATCCTCCTTCCTTCTCATCAATCGTCCTGAACGACTGTCACGGGATGTTTTCTTGAGCCTAGCGATAATTCCTTCATTTATTATGCCCTCAATTGTGGGATTCATCACTTG includes the following:
- a CDS encoding LysR family transcriptional regulator, which produces MFINAELYRAFYLVAKEGSISKAAEKLYITQPAVSRSIQQLEEKLGCALFFRTPKGVKLTKEGELLFPYIEQAFNFITFGEKTLTQVKELEKGEIIIAAGDTICKQFLPPHLKTFKQAYPGIRIHVTNENTPSTIRLLKKGQIDIGFVHSPIVSDPSATEALSVYEVFEIQDCFVVGEKYRELAEQPRSLEELAQYPLILLEKGSSSRIYIEKFFGQHNLSLKPEFELSDFELLIRFARIDFGVACVIKNFITEELAGGSLFEIKPLTTIPPRHVSVAHLKTIPLRTAAKAFLSFLLKNNHLEVR
- a CDS encoding NAD(P)/FAD-dependent oxidoreductase, which codes for MENKKPRIVILGAGYAGILTARRLQKVLRRDEAEIVLVNKHHYHYLTTWLHETAAGTVDDERISIPIQDVIDPTRVRFVKDTVVEVEKAAQRVNLCHGEPLTYDYLVMALGFESATFGIAGIKEHALAIRSMNSARKIRHTIEARFADFARQKVGQEKEEQLTFVIGGAGFTGIEFAAELAERLPGLCQHHGIDRRRVQVINVEGAPGILNGFDPAMAEYAKATLEGMGVQFRLSTRIQSVDAGGVTLQTETGEERLEPATVIWTGGVQGNSLVCNETFAAARGRIAVEKDLRAPGCGNVFVLGDCSSVDNRQTGRPYPPIAQLAILQSSVCAENVATLIRGGSDLKEFVPFIKGTVASLGKQDAVGEVFGVKLRGKLALIMKAIIDIRYMIMLGSPRLLLDKGKLSTYVMPEAYTQTFGSK
- a CDS encoding PAS domain-containing sensor histidine kinase, coding for MNTQICNSNCYIKSLTKNNLSCSPIIDAITDFVFVKDLSGIYLKCNKAFCDFLGLDDNQITGHKNIEFMNKNDALFFNYMDEVVFNNKKEMKYEKWFEANGKKVLIETIKTPFYNENGEIIGLIGVSRDITSHKLLFESLRESEQKLEMFFSQSLYGFFYMMMDTPIRWDDTVDKETVLDYAIHHQRVTKVNDAFLNLYQAKREAVVGKTLGSLFVQDDRDKRNSFRKFLDEGVLHIETAERRVDGSAFFAEGNYQLLYDEAGRITGHFGIQHDITERKQSEEKLLMAKELAEVANIAKTEFLSTMSHELRTPMNGIIGMCELIKDILNTEEQHQYIDIITKSANDLSVIINSILEYAKLESELVHEETMEVNPLNLLTHVMEPIRRMAEEKGIPIYTTITLGDDERFLCAPRLLQRALLELIRNAMKFTHQGRIDVRIANWLDENQNKAIRIEVQDTGIGIGDKDIERIFDHFTQADGSYSRSYGGIGLGLSRVKRYIEHIGGTVGVSSRLGVGSTFWIVIPQQPQLKGENS
- a CDS encoding glutathione peroxidase, producing the protein MSVYDFNARTIDGKDVSLSDYKGKVLLIVNTASKCGFTPQYYELQKLYQAYADKGLVVLGFPSNQFAEQEPGSNEEVQQFCQINYGVQFPLFEKTEVRGNKAHPLFNYLTQKAPFQGFNPDHPIGGKLQAILQEKFPELLEGDSIKWNFTKFLVNREGEVVGRYEPTTTPLEMKAAIEALL
- a CDS encoding glutathione peroxidase, which translates into the protein MSIYAFKAKPIQGQEVSLEQYRGKVLLIVNTASHCGFTSQYQGLQNLYVTYKEKGLEILGFPCNQFLNQEPGSNDEIASFCSINFGVTFPLFEKIDVNGPNAHPLYQYLEKTAPGLFGSERIKWNFTKFLVDREGSVVKRFAPTVTPEQIAADIEKLL